In Arvicanthis niloticus isolate mArvNil1 chromosome 10, mArvNil1.pat.X, whole genome shotgun sequence, a single genomic region encodes these proteins:
- the Tex35 gene encoding testis-expressed protein 35 isoform X2, with protein sequence MSAKKAELKKTNLKKNYKAVCMELKPELTQIYDFKEFKPEGLFIKKGMTQELKCSEDLPLSTSPCVSHLFPQNELREVREELTEKMEEIKQIKDIMDQDFNKLHEFVEIMKEMQQDMDAKMDVLINIQKNSKLPSQNQPKEQQKIEQIGKMDKGSQVMIMEKPDGVPLADDEMVVPPKTTTNPLEPLHSCQSCCEKCLLCALKTNCNRGRRPSHHAWAPFSHLSSGAAF encoded by the exons ATGTCAGCCAAGAAGGCAGAACTGAAGAAAACTAACCTG AAAAAGAACTACAAGGCCGTTTGCATGGAACTGAAGCCAGAGCTGACACAA ATATATGATTTCAAAGAATTTAAACCAGAAGGGCTATTCATCAAAAAAGGGATGACCCAGGAGCTAAAG TGCTCCGAGGACCTGCCCTTGTCGACTTCACCGTGTGTCTCACATTTATTTCCCCAGAATGAACTCAGGGAGGTGAGAGAAGAACTCACAGAAAAAATGGAAGAGATAAAACAG ATAAAGGATATAATGGACCAAGATTTCAATAAACTTCATGAGTTTGTGGAAATTATGAAG GAGATGCAGCAGGATATGGATGCAAAGATGGATGTTTTAATTAATATTCAGAAGAACAGCAAGCT TCcctctcaaaaccaaccaaaggAGCAGCAGAAAATCGAGCAGATAGGAAAGATGGACAAAGGCTCTCAGGTCATGATCATGGAAAAACCCGATGGAGTACCATTGGCTGATGACGAGATGGTGGTGCCACCAAAAACGACGACTAATCCACTGGAACCCCTCCATTCATGCCAGAGTTGCTGC gagaAATGTTTGTTGTGTGCCCTAAAGACCAACTGCAATCGGGG CAGGAGACCTTCACACCATGCGTGGGCGCCTTTTTCACACTTGTCGTCTGGAGCTGCTTTCTGA
- the Tex35 gene encoding testis-expressed protein 35 isoform X1 yields the protein MSAKKAELKKTNLKKNYKAVCMELKPELTQIYDFKEFKPEGLFIKKGMTQELKCSEDLPLSTSPCVSHLFPQNELREVREELTEKMEEIKQIKDIMDQDFNKLHEFVEIMKEMQQDMDAKMDVLINIQKNSKLPSQNQPKEQQKIEQIGKMDKGSQVMIMEKPDGVPLADDEMVVPPKTTTNPLEPLHSCQSCCETFTPCVGAFFTLVVWSCFLIYLYFNFYEMEIVLPT from the exons ATGTCAGCCAAGAAGGCAGAACTGAAGAAAACTAACCTG AAAAAGAACTACAAGGCCGTTTGCATGGAACTGAAGCCAGAGCTGACACAA ATATATGATTTCAAAGAATTTAAACCAGAAGGGCTATTCATCAAAAAAGGGATGACCCAGGAGCTAAAG TGCTCCGAGGACCTGCCCTTGTCGACTTCACCGTGTGTCTCACATTTATTTCCCCAGAATGAACTCAGGGAGGTGAGAGAAGAACTCACAGAAAAAATGGAAGAGATAAAACAG ATAAAGGATATAATGGACCAAGATTTCAATAAACTTCATGAGTTTGTGGAAATTATGAAG GAGATGCAGCAGGATATGGATGCAAAGATGGATGTTTTAATTAATATTCAGAAGAACAGCAAGCT TCcctctcaaaaccaaccaaaggAGCAGCAGAAAATCGAGCAGATAGGAAAGATGGACAAAGGCTCTCAGGTCATGATCATGGAAAAACCCGATGGAGTACCATTGGCTGATGACGAGATGGTGGTGCCACCAAAAACGACGACTAATCCACTGGAACCCCTCCATTCATGCCAGAGTTGCTGC GAGACCTTCACACCATGCGTGGGCGCCTTTTTCACACTTGTCGTCTGGAGCTGCTTTCTGATTTATCTGTATTTCAACTTCTACGAGATGGAGATTGTGCTTCCAACGTAG
- the Tex35 gene encoding testis-expressed protein 35 isoform X7, which translates to MELKPELTQIYDFKEFKPEGLFIKKGMTQELKCSEDLPLSTSPCVSHLFPQNELREVREELTEKMEEIKQIKDIMDQDFNKLHEFVEIMKEMQQDMDAKMDVLINIQKNSKLPSQNQPKEQQKIEQIGKMDKGSQVMIMEKPDGVPLADDEMVVPPKTTTNPLEPLHSCQSCCETFTPCVGAFFTLVVWSCFLIYLYFNFYEMEIVLPT; encoded by the exons ATGGAACTGAAGCCAGAGCTGACACAA ATATATGATTTCAAAGAATTTAAACCAGAAGGGCTATTCATCAAAAAAGGGATGACCCAGGAGCTAAAG TGCTCCGAGGACCTGCCCTTGTCGACTTCACCGTGTGTCTCACATTTATTTCCCCAGAATGAACTCAGGGAGGTGAGAGAAGAACTCACAGAAAAAATGGAAGAGATAAAACAG ATAAAGGATATAATGGACCAAGATTTCAATAAACTTCATGAGTTTGTGGAAATTATGAAG GAGATGCAGCAGGATATGGATGCAAAGATGGATGTTTTAATTAATATTCAGAAGAACAGCAAGCT TCcctctcaaaaccaaccaaaggAGCAGCAGAAAATCGAGCAGATAGGAAAGATGGACAAAGGCTCTCAGGTCATGATCATGGAAAAACCCGATGGAGTACCATTGGCTGATGACGAGATGGTGGTGCCACCAAAAACGACGACTAATCCACTGGAACCCCTCCATTCATGCCAGAGTTGCTGC GAGACCTTCACACCATGCGTGGGCGCCTTTTTCACACTTGTCGTCTGGAGCTGCTTTCTGATTTATCTGTATTTCAACTTCTACGAGATGGAGATTGTGCTTCCAACGTAG
- the Tex35 gene encoding testis-expressed protein 35 isoform X6 has protein sequence MSAKKAELKKTNLKKNYKAVCMELKPELTQIYDFKEFKPEGLFIKKGMTQELKNELREVREELTEKMEEIKQIKDIMDQDFNKLHEFVEIMKEMQQDMDAKMDVLINIQKNSKLPSQNQPKEQQKIEQIGKMDKGSQVMIMEKPDGVPLADDEMVVPPKTTTNPLEPLHSCQSCCEKCLLCALKTNCNRGRPSHHAWAPFSHLSSGAAF, from the exons ATGTCAGCCAAGAAGGCAGAACTGAAGAAAACTAACCTG AAAAAGAACTACAAGGCCGTTTGCATGGAACTGAAGCCAGAGCTGACACAA ATATATGATTTCAAAGAATTTAAACCAGAAGGGCTATTCATCAAAAAAGGGATGACCCAGGAGCTAAAG AATGAACTCAGGGAGGTGAGAGAAGAACTCACAGAAAAAATGGAAGAGATAAAACAG ATAAAGGATATAATGGACCAAGATTTCAATAAACTTCATGAGTTTGTGGAAATTATGAAG GAGATGCAGCAGGATATGGATGCAAAGATGGATGTTTTAATTAATATTCAGAAGAACAGCAAGCT TCcctctcaaaaccaaccaaaggAGCAGCAGAAAATCGAGCAGATAGGAAAGATGGACAAAGGCTCTCAGGTCATGATCATGGAAAAACCCGATGGAGTACCATTGGCTGATGACGAGATGGTGGTGCCACCAAAAACGACGACTAATCCACTGGAACCCCTCCATTCATGCCAGAGTTGCTGC gagaAATGTTTGTTGTGTGCCCTAAAGACCAACTGCAATCGGGG GAGACCTTCACACCATGCGTGGGCGCCTTTTTCACACTTGTCGTCTGGAGCTGCTTTCTGA
- the Tex35 gene encoding testis-expressed protein 35 isoform X8, producing MELKPELTQIYDFKEFKPEGLFIKKGMTQELKNELREVREELTEKMEEIKQIKDIMDQDFNKLHEFVEIMKEMQQDMDAKMDVLINIQKNSKLPSQNQPKEQQKIEQIGKMDKGSQVMIMEKPDGVPLADDEMVVPPKTTTNPLEPLHSCQSCCETFTPCVGAFFTLVVWSCFLIYLYFNFYEMEIVLPT from the exons ATGGAACTGAAGCCAGAGCTGACACAA ATATATGATTTCAAAGAATTTAAACCAGAAGGGCTATTCATCAAAAAAGGGATGACCCAGGAGCTAAAG AATGAACTCAGGGAGGTGAGAGAAGAACTCACAGAAAAAATGGAAGAGATAAAACAG ATAAAGGATATAATGGACCAAGATTTCAATAAACTTCATGAGTTTGTGGAAATTATGAAG GAGATGCAGCAGGATATGGATGCAAAGATGGATGTTTTAATTAATATTCAGAAGAACAGCAAGCT TCcctctcaaaaccaaccaaaggAGCAGCAGAAAATCGAGCAGATAGGAAAGATGGACAAAGGCTCTCAGGTCATGATCATGGAAAAACCCGATGGAGTACCATTGGCTGATGACGAGATGGTGGTGCCACCAAAAACGACGACTAATCCACTGGAACCCCTCCATTCATGCCAGAGTTGCTGC GAGACCTTCACACCATGCGTGGGCGCCTTTTTCACACTTGTCGTCTGGAGCTGCTTTCTGATTTATCTGTATTTCAACTTCTACGAGATGGAGATTGTGCTTCCAACGTAG
- the Tex35 gene encoding testis-expressed protein 35 isoform X5 — translation MSAKKAELKKTNLKKNYKAVCMELKPELTQIYDFKEFKPEGLFIKKGMTQELKNELREVREELTEKMEEIKQIKDIMDQDFNKLHEFVEIMKEMQQDMDAKMDVLINIQKNSKLPSQNQPKEQQKIEQIGKMDKGSQVMIMEKPDGVPLADDEMVVPPKTTTNPLEPLHSCQSCCEKCLLCALKTNCNRGRRPSHHAWAPFSHLSSGAAF, via the exons ATGTCAGCCAAGAAGGCAGAACTGAAGAAAACTAACCTG AAAAAGAACTACAAGGCCGTTTGCATGGAACTGAAGCCAGAGCTGACACAA ATATATGATTTCAAAGAATTTAAACCAGAAGGGCTATTCATCAAAAAAGGGATGACCCAGGAGCTAAAG AATGAACTCAGGGAGGTGAGAGAAGAACTCACAGAAAAAATGGAAGAGATAAAACAG ATAAAGGATATAATGGACCAAGATTTCAATAAACTTCATGAGTTTGTGGAAATTATGAAG GAGATGCAGCAGGATATGGATGCAAAGATGGATGTTTTAATTAATATTCAGAAGAACAGCAAGCT TCcctctcaaaaccaaccaaaggAGCAGCAGAAAATCGAGCAGATAGGAAAGATGGACAAAGGCTCTCAGGTCATGATCATGGAAAAACCCGATGGAGTACCATTGGCTGATGACGAGATGGTGGTGCCACCAAAAACGACGACTAATCCACTGGAACCCCTCCATTCATGCCAGAGTTGCTGC gagaAATGTTTGTTGTGTGCCCTAAAGACCAACTGCAATCGGGG CAGGAGACCTTCACACCATGCGTGGGCGCCTTTTTCACACTTGTCGTCTGGAGCTGCTTTCTGA
- the Tex35 gene encoding testis-expressed protein 35 isoform X4, with the protein MSAKKAELKKTNLKKNYKAVCMELKPELTQIYDFKEFKPEGLFIKKGMTQELKNELREVREELTEKMEEIKQIKDIMDQDFNKLHEFVEIMKEMQQDMDAKMDVLINIQKNSKLPSQNQPKEQQKIEQIGKMDKGSQVMIMEKPDGVPLADDEMVVPPKTTTNPLEPLHSCQSCCETFTPCVGAFFTLVVWSCFLIYLYFNFYEMEIVLPT; encoded by the exons ATGTCAGCCAAGAAGGCAGAACTGAAGAAAACTAACCTG AAAAAGAACTACAAGGCCGTTTGCATGGAACTGAAGCCAGAGCTGACACAA ATATATGATTTCAAAGAATTTAAACCAGAAGGGCTATTCATCAAAAAAGGGATGACCCAGGAGCTAAAG AATGAACTCAGGGAGGTGAGAGAAGAACTCACAGAAAAAATGGAAGAGATAAAACAG ATAAAGGATATAATGGACCAAGATTTCAATAAACTTCATGAGTTTGTGGAAATTATGAAG GAGATGCAGCAGGATATGGATGCAAAGATGGATGTTTTAATTAATATTCAGAAGAACAGCAAGCT TCcctctcaaaaccaaccaaaggAGCAGCAGAAAATCGAGCAGATAGGAAAGATGGACAAAGGCTCTCAGGTCATGATCATGGAAAAACCCGATGGAGTACCATTGGCTGATGACGAGATGGTGGTGCCACCAAAAACGACGACTAATCCACTGGAACCCCTCCATTCATGCCAGAGTTGCTGC GAGACCTTCACACCATGCGTGGGCGCCTTTTTCACACTTGTCGTCTGGAGCTGCTTTCTGATTTATCTGTATTTCAACTTCTACGAGATGGAGATTGTGCTTCCAACGTAG
- the Tex35 gene encoding testis-expressed protein 35 isoform X3, with product MSAKKAELKKTNLKKNYKAVCMELKPELTQIYDFKEFKPEGLFIKKGMTQELKCSEDLPLSTSPCVSHLFPQNELREVREELTEKMEEIKQIKDIMDQDFNKLHEFVEIMKEMQQDMDAKMDVLINIQKNSKLPSQNQPKEQQKIEQIGKMDKGSQVMIMEKPDGVPLADDEMVVPPKTTTNPLEPLHSCQSCCEKCLLCALKTNCNRGRPSHHAWAPFSHLSSGAAF from the exons ATGTCAGCCAAGAAGGCAGAACTGAAGAAAACTAACCTG AAAAAGAACTACAAGGCCGTTTGCATGGAACTGAAGCCAGAGCTGACACAA ATATATGATTTCAAAGAATTTAAACCAGAAGGGCTATTCATCAAAAAAGGGATGACCCAGGAGCTAAAG TGCTCCGAGGACCTGCCCTTGTCGACTTCACCGTGTGTCTCACATTTATTTCCCCAGAATGAACTCAGGGAGGTGAGAGAAGAACTCACAGAAAAAATGGAAGAGATAAAACAG ATAAAGGATATAATGGACCAAGATTTCAATAAACTTCATGAGTTTGTGGAAATTATGAAG GAGATGCAGCAGGATATGGATGCAAAGATGGATGTTTTAATTAATATTCAGAAGAACAGCAAGCT TCcctctcaaaaccaaccaaaggAGCAGCAGAAAATCGAGCAGATAGGAAAGATGGACAAAGGCTCTCAGGTCATGATCATGGAAAAACCCGATGGAGTACCATTGGCTGATGACGAGATGGTGGTGCCACCAAAAACGACGACTAATCCACTGGAACCCCTCCATTCATGCCAGAGTTGCTGC gagaAATGTTTGTTGTGTGCCCTAAAGACCAACTGCAATCGGGG GAGACCTTCACACCATGCGTGGGCGCCTTTTTCACACTTGTCGTCTGGAGCTGCTTTCTGA